A stretch of the Bacillus sp. FJAT-18017 genome encodes the following:
- a CDS encoding ThuA domain-containing protein — translation MKVTIWNEFRHEKNDLPVKEIYPEGIHTIIKRFLEKAGIESVATATLDEPEHGLTDEVLQNTDVLIWWGHQAHDDVREEIVEKVKNFVLEGMGLIALHSAHYSKIFKELMGTECSLKWREADDTERIWVVEPVHPIAEGIPEVIELEQEEMYGEHFDIPQPDELVFISWFTGGEVFRSGCTFTRGKGRIFYFRPGHETFPTYHNKYIQKIIINAVKWAALGRT, via the coding sequence ATGAAAGTAACCATCTGGAATGAATTCCGTCATGAAAAGAACGATCTTCCCGTAAAGGAGATTTATCCGGAAGGAATACATACTATAATTAAACGATTTCTTGAGAAAGCGGGAATTGAGTCTGTCGCAACGGCAACGCTTGATGAGCCGGAGCACGGATTAACTGACGAAGTACTGCAAAACACGGACGTTTTAATTTGGTGGGGGCATCAAGCCCATGATGATGTAAGGGAAGAAATTGTTGAAAAAGTGAAGAATTTCGTCTTGGAGGGAATGGGCCTGATTGCCTTGCATTCTGCTCATTACTCGAAAATTTTCAAAGAGCTTATGGGAACTGAATGCAGCTTGAAATGGCGAGAAGCTGACGACACGGAACGGATCTGGGTGGTCGAACCGGTACATCCGATTGCGGAAGGGATTCCCGAAGTTATCGAACTTGAGCAGGAGGAAATGTATGGCGAGCACTTCGACATCCCACAGCCCGACGAACTTGTTTTCATTAGCTGGTTTACCGGTGGGGAAGTGTTCCGAAGCGGCTGTACGTTTACCCGAGGAAAAGGACGGATTTTCTATTTCCGTCCGGGTCACGAGACATTCCCGACCTATCACAACAAGTACATCCAAAAAATCATCATAAACGCAGTGAAATGGGCAGCACTAGGCCGAACATAG